From one Erinaceus europaeus chromosome 4, mEriEur2.1, whole genome shotgun sequence genomic stretch:
- the KLHL31 gene encoding kelch-like protein 31, with amino-acid sequence MAPKKKTVKKNKGDINEMTIIVEDSPLNKLNALNGLLEGGNGLSCISSELTDASYGPNLLEGLSKMRQESFLCDLVIGTKTKSFDVHKSVMASCSEYFHNILKKDPSTQRVDLNDISPLGLATVIAYAYTGKLTLSLYTIGSIISAAVYLQIHTLVKMCSDFLIHEMSVENCMYIANIAETYSLKNAKAAAQKFIRDNFLEFAESDHFMKLTFDQINELLMDDDLQLPSEIVAFQVAMKWLEFDQKRVKHAADLLSNIRFGTISAQDLVNYVQSVPRMMQDADCHKLLVDAMNYHLLPYHQNTLQSRRTRIRGGCKVLVTIGGRPGLTEKSLSREILYRDPENGWSKLTEMPAKSFNQCVAVMDGFLYVAGGEDQNDARNQAKHAVSNFCRYDPRFNTWIHLASLNQKRTHFSLSVFNGLLYAVGGRNTEGSLASLECYVPSTNLWQPKTPLEVARCCHASAVADGRVLVTGGYIGNAYSRSVCAYDPASDSWQELPGLGTPRGWHCAVTLADRVYVMGGSQLGPRGERVDVLTVECYSPASRQWSYAAPLPVGVSTAGASALHGRAYLVGGWNEGEKKYKKCIQCFSPELNEWTEDDELPEATVGVSCCTLSMPNHVTRESRASSVSSVPVSI; translated from the exons ATGGCCCCCAAAAAGAAGACCgttaaaaagaacaaaggagatATCAATGAGATGACTATAATTGTTGAAGATAGCCCCCTAAACAAGCTAAATGCCTTGAATGGACTCTTAGAAGGAGGTAATGGCCTAAGCTGCATTTCTTCAGAATTAACAGATGCCTCTTATGGTCCCAATCTCTTGGAAGGTTTAAGTAAAATGCGCCAGGAAAGTTTTCTTTGTGACTTAGTTATTGGCACCAAAACCAAATCCTTTGATGTTCACAAGTCAGTGATGGCTTCATGCAGTGAGTACTTTCACAACATCTTAAAAAAAGACCCATCTACACAAAGGGTAGATCTCAATGATATCTCACCGCTGGGCTTGGCCACTGTCATTGCATATGCCTATACTGGAAAACTGACTCTCTCCTTGTATACAATTGGAAGCATTATTTCTGCTGCTGTTTATCTTCAGATCCATACTCTTGTAAAGATGTGCAGTGATTTTCTGATTCATGAGATGAGTGTTGAGAACTGCATGTACATTGCTAACATTGCTGAAACATACTCCCTGAAAAATGCAAAAGCAGCAGCCCAAAAATTCATCCGGGATAACTTCCTTGAATTCGCAGAATCCGATCATTTTATGAAACTTACATTTGATCAAATTAATGAACTTCTTATGGACGATGACTTACAGTTGCCTTCTGAAATAGTAGCATTCCAGGTTGCAATGAAATGGTTAGAATTTGACCAAAAGAGAGTTAAACATGCTGCAGATCTTTTGAGCAACATTCGCTTTGGCACCATCTCTGCACAAGACCTGGTCAATTATGTTCAGTCTGTACCAAGAATGATGCAAGATGCTGATTGTCATAAACTTCTTGTAGATGCTATGAACTACCATTTACTTCCATATCATCAAAACACATTGCAATCTAGGCGCACAAGAATCCGTGGAGGCTGCAAAGTCCTTGTCACTATTGGGGGACGTCCAGGCCTTACAGAGAAGTCCCTTAGTAGAGAAATCTTGTATAGAGATCCTGAAAATGGATGGAGCAAGCTTACAGAAATGCCAGCCAAGAGTTTTAATCAGTGTGTGGCTGTAATGGATGGATTTCTTTATGTGGCTGGTGGTGAAGATCAGAATGATGCAAGAAATCAAGCCAAGCACGCAGTCAGCAACTTCTGCAG ATATGATCCCCGCTTCAACACGTGGATACACCTTGCCAGCCTGAACCAGAAGCGCACGCACTTCAGCCTGAGCGTCTTCAATGGGCTGCTCTACGCAGTGGGCGGCCGCAACACCGAGGGCAGCCTGGCCTCTCTGGAGTGCTACGTGCCCTCCACCAACCTGTGGCAGCCCAAGACGCCCCTCGAGGTGGCGCGCTGCTGCCACGCTAGTGCTGTCGCCGATGGCCGAGTGCTGGTGACCGGCGGGTACATCGGCAACGCGTACTCGCGCTCCGTGTGCGCCTACGACCCAGCCAGCGACTCCTGGCAGGAGCTGCCGGGCCTCGGCACGCCGCGAGGCTGGCACTGCGCCGTCACGCTGGCAGACAGGGTCTATGTGATGGGGGGCAGTCAGCTGGGGCCGCGCGGGGAGCGCGTGGACGTGCTGACCGTGGAGTGTTACAGCCCCGCCAGCCGCCAGTGGAGCTACGCGGCGCCGCTGCCAGTGGGCGTGAGCACCGCGGGCGCCTCGGCGCTGCACGGCCGCGCCTACCTCGTTGGGGGCTGGAATGAGGGTGAGAAGAAGTACAAGAAGTGCATCCAGTGCTTTAGCCCTGAGCTCAACGAGTGGACGGAAGACGACGAGCTGCCCGAGGCTACCGTGGGCGTGTCTTGCTGTACCCTCTCCATGCCCAACCACGTGACCCGAGAATCCCGGGCCAGCTCCGTGTCTTCCGTGCCAGTTAGTATCTGA